The following proteins are co-located in the Carassius auratus strain Wakin chromosome 7, ASM336829v1, whole genome shotgun sequence genome:
- the LOC113105454 gene encoding uncharacterized protein LOC113105454, translating to MNMRVVFKSLLFLLGFFSDQTKGGTEVNIATWGKANQSTQAYNWYASNALDGKNSTCTHTDTQNDPWWKLDLMKMYSLNRVTITNRHDCCSYRINGSEIRVGNDSSDLFRNPVCAVVSSIPRGATYSYSCRGMKGRYVTVNIPGTSNILTLCEVGVYVIFPGNLATGRTVTQSSTYGLWSAEQAIDFNPGFIQPSSSCSSTNIQTNPWWRVDLSSVHRVNRVIITNRLDNSTERINGAQIHIGNSLENNGNSNPICAVISSIPAGVSSTYTCNDMEGRYVNLFIPGDSKCLTLCEVEVYEEDPSVQEESCEDEV from the exons GGTTTTTCTCAGATCAAACGAAGGGAGGAACTGAAG TGAACATAGCAACATGGGGCAAAGCCAATCAATCGACACAGGCTTACAACTGGTATGCCTCAAACGCTCTGGATGGGAAAAACTCCACCTGCACTCATACAGATACACAGAATGACCCGTGGTGGAAGCTGGACCTGATGAAGATGTACAGCTTGAACAGAGTGACCATCACTAACAGACACGACTGCTGTAGTTACAGGATTAACGGGTCAGAGATTCGGGTTGGAAATGATTCTTCAGATCTTTTCAGAAACCCTGT ATGTGCTGTGGTTTCTTCTATTCCAAGAGGAGCTACCTACAGCTACTCGTGTCGTGGGATGAAGGGACGTTACGTTACTGTGAATATTCCTGGAACTTCAAATATTCTGACTCTCTGTGAAGTGGGAGTATATGTGATTTTTCCAG GTAATTTGGCAACAGGAAGAACCGTCACACAGTCATCAACCTATGGACTGTGGTCTGCAGAACAGGCCATTGACTTCAATCCAGGTTTCATCCAGCCATCATCATCGTGTTCCTCAACCAATATTCAGACTAACCCATGGTGGAGAGTGGATCTGAGTTCTGTGCACCGAGTTAATAGAGTCATCATCACAAACAGACTAGACAACTCTACAGAACGAATAAACGGAGCACAGATTCACATCGGAAACTCTTTGGAGAACAACGGCAACAGCAATCCCAT ATGTGCTGTGATCTCTAGCATTCCAGCTGGTGTTTCCTCCACCTACACCTGTAATGATATGGAGGGTCGATACGTGAATCTGTTCATTCCTGGAGATTCAAAGTGTCTTACTCTGTGTGAGGTGGAGGTCTATGAAGAAG ATCCTTCTGTCCAGGAAGAATCTTGTGAAGATGAAGTTTGA